One segment of Bacteroidales bacterium DNA contains the following:
- a CDS encoding transcription antitermination protein NusB, whose translation MLNRRYLRIKVFLALYAFFQSKSNDSEKAKHELLKSIEQIFDLYINLLSLFKELHSCLIRFEDDEKNKFHPNKNDLIFYNKFLSNKVLTIITENERLATVVKEKNINWQEEKELIKKIITAIKNNAEASAQLNKCKTFLEDKDFIANAYQDIITEQESLISYFEDKNLFWGNDIYLVNAIITKFLLNLNENKEENNFILPLYKDEPEDTKLVVDLFKKSIENKDKNEKIIAARAANWEIDRIALIDIILMNMAINELTDFPTIPVKVTLNEYIEISKIYSTRKSKDFINGILDKLTADLKEQGLIKKSGRGLID comes from the coding sequence ATGTTAAACCGAAGGTATTTAAGAATAAAGGTATTTCTTGCATTGTATGCTTTTTTTCAATCGAAAAGCAACGATTCGGAAAAAGCTAAACACGAATTGCTCAAAAGCATTGAACAAATATTTGACCTTTACATTAATCTTTTATCGCTTTTTAAAGAACTACATAGTTGCCTCATCCGGTTCGAAGATGATGAAAAAAACAAATTCCATCCTAATAAAAATGATTTAATTTTTTATAATAAATTTTTATCGAATAAAGTATTGACAATTATCACAGAAAACGAAAGACTTGCCACTGTGGTAAAAGAAAAAAATATAAACTGGCAGGAAGAAAAAGAATTAATAAAAAAAATTATAACAGCGATAAAAAATAATGCGGAAGCATCTGCACAATTGAATAAATGCAAAACCTTTTTGGAAGATAAAGATTTTATTGCTAATGCTTATCAGGATATCATTACAGAACAGGAAAGTTTGATTTCTTATTTTGAAGATAAAAATTTATTCTGGGGAAATGATATTTATCTTGTAAATGCAATCATAACAAAATTTTTATTAAACCTGAATGAAAATAAAGAAGAAAACAATTTCATACTGCCTTTATATAAAGATGAACCCGAAGACACAAAACTCGTAGTTGATTTGTTTAAAAAGTCAATTGAGAATAAAGATAAAAATGAAAAAATAATTGCAGCTCGTGCAGCAAACTGGGAAATTGACAGGATTGCACTTATTGATATTATTTTAATGAACATGGCAATTAATGAACTAACGGATTTTCCCACGATACCGGTAAAAGTTACACTTAATGAATATATTGAAATTTCAAAAATATACAGTACCCGTAAGAGTAAAGATTTTATAAACGGAATTCTTGACAAGCTTACAGCAGATTTAAAAGAGCAGGGATTGATAAAAAAATCAGGAAGAGGATTGATTGATTGA